From Apium graveolens cultivar Ventura chromosome 9, ASM990537v1, whole genome shotgun sequence, the proteins below share one genomic window:
- the LOC141684580 gene encoding uncharacterized protein LOC141684580, producing the protein MEENQLNLKEMLAEDEDCLDISLRLMDVNDIDDMMLWATDDRVSKYCSWPTYTSKQQAIDYMADTVTPHPWWRAICLKNRAIGSISVTPFQGNDVCRGELGYVLASKYWGKGIVTRAVEMVVSMIFVEWPHLERLEALVDVENVGSQRVMEKAGFTREGVLRKYVVLKGRTRDMVIFSILASEITQS; encoded by the coding sequence ATGGAGGAGAATCAGTTGAACTTAAAAGAAATGCTAGCAGAAGATGAAGACTGTTTAGATATAAGTCTAAGGCTAATGGATGTTAATGACATAGATGATATGATGTTATGGGCTACTGATGATAGGGTGAGCAAATATTGTTCATGGCCTACTTACACTTCAAAACAACAAGCTATAGACTACATGGCTGACACTGTCACTCCCCATCCCTGGTGGAGAGCTATCTGTCTCAAGAATCGCGCGATCGGGTCCATTTCTGTGACGCCATTCCAAGGAAATGATGTTTGTAGAGGCGAGCTTGGATATGTCTTGGCTTCAAAGTACTGGGGAAAAGGAATTGTCACTAGGGCTGTCGAAATGGTGGTATCGATGATATTCGTTGAGTGGCCACATTTGGAAAGATTGGAGGCTTTGGTTGATGTTGAGAATGTGGGATCACAGAGGGTTATGGAGAAGGCTGGGTTTACGAGGGAAGGTGTGCTGAGGAAATATGTTGTTTTGAAGGGGAGGACTAGAGATATGGTTATTTTTAGTATTCTTGCTAGTGAAATCACTCAAAGTTGA